Part of the Porites lutea chromosome 14, jaPorLute2.1, whole genome shotgun sequence genome, GATACCCGGGATTGGTAGCTCGTGAGCTAGGCCTTCTTTATAAGGAAGAAAGTCTAAAGAGGTTAAAGCCTCAACACGAGTACTGCTTTCTTCACAAGACATTCCAAGAGTACGTGGCTGCCGCGTATATCGCAGAGAAGTTAGTAAATCGGCAGTTTAATGTATTTGAGCGCATTTCGTTTGATGATTTGGTAACGGAATATCCACAAGTGTTTATTTTCGTGTCTAGGATGCTAGGCGAGAAAGCAACTCTCCTATTCACCCAGATTGGCGAGGAGTTAAAGAAGGAATTGGACTGGAATTGGAACGAGCATTGCAATGAAAAGGAAGCTTCTTTCTTTATTGAAAGCTTTAATGAAAGTGGACATCCTGAACAAATGGCAGTTACTCTGTGTAATATTTTACCTTTTCCAAAGATCATTACCCTTGAATCAGATGAAGATTGgaatcctttttttgttaatgttttaATGGCTTGCACAAGCTTTTCAAATTTACAGACACCTGTTGAGCTCTATGCTGACACAGGTGCGTGGGTAGATAGAGAAGAAAGTGAAATAGTAGATTGTATAGAATCCTGCCTGCAGCTGACAACCGTAAGTATTGTTCTTTGGGAATCGTTCACATCATCTGATGCAGATCGTCTTTGCAAATGGTTTTCTGCAAGCAAGAGTTTATCTGAGTTCACTCTTAAATTCAGATTTTGCCAATATATGTTTGAAAAGCTGGTTCAAATTTGCCACGGGTTGGCTTCATGTCGAACCCTGACCAAAGTAACGTTTGTTTTGCCCGGATATGCTTATAGCGAGGGCTTTTTCAATGCACTTGAAACTGGATTGGCACCGCTGACTTCTGTTGTCCTCGAGGTACATGGCCCAATGAAGTATGCTGCGACACGAGCTTTACAAAAGTTTTTGTCAAATAAATCCTTAAATTCTCTTTCTCTTTGTATTGTTGGACATGTGCAGGATTTGTTAGTCGATGCTGTCTGTGAAGCACTTGCAAgacaaacagttttaaaatctcttGATCTACATCTTAGTGGACCGCTGAGTTCCTCGAGTGCCAGTTTCCTGGAAAAAGGGATTGTGGAAAATAGTTCTTTGAATTATATAAGACTGCATGTCCACGGTGAGCTTCCTGGTAACTGGCATTCTGTTGTGGAAAATCTTCGGTTGGCAAAAAAATTCCCAGTTGGCTGTTCTATTAATCCAAACACCTTTGACAACGtagcaaatatttattttcGTCCTGTTCTGGTTAGGAAAGGATTAAATCTAAAGCATCACTTCACTGTTAATGTCTGGGGTGGAATGAAATGCGAAGCGGCAGAAGCTCTTCGTGAAGTCTTGGCACCTTCCTCCATTACTGTTCTCACCTTAAATGTGCGTGGAAATTTGACAAGTGAAGTTTCTAATTCCATTGCAAGATGTTTGGAAGAAAACAAGACACTGTCTTCCCTGTCAATCAATTTATGGGGTGAGTGGACAACAGAGGGAGGTATTGTTCCTTCCAGCCTTTCAAAAAACAGTCGCGTTCAGTTAAATGTACATGACGTGCGTATAGGCCCAGGTGAGTTGAACAATATTCTTGTTATCACTACGGATAATTCTGCGGCATTGAGAGTTTTTTTCACTAAAGTCAAGgatagaagaaaagaaaaagtcagtCTTACAATCAATAACGATAGTAATGTTACCAAGGAGTGGACACATTGTCTAGGTGATGCTTTAGCAGAAAATTCATCCTTGACCACGCTTGATCTTACAGTCAACAGCTGCTTCGTAGATGCAGATTTGGGAGAAAACCTTGGGAAAAGTTTATTGCAAAGCACTTCTTTAACATCTCTTAGTCTCGCATTCAACTTCAGTGACATGACAGAAGGATGGTTATGCAACCTGGGTGAGCGTTTGATCAAAATGGCATCTTTAACTACACTCAGCCTTGAACTAGATGACTTCAGTGAGGGCAATCAAAAGGATTGTTTGAGTCATACACTCAGCCTTGACGATGGTGTGAAGAATCAGGAGAATTGTTTGAGTCCCACTAAACTGAGTAACGTGCTAGCGGCAATCAAATCATTATCTTCTCTTTCTGTTGCAATCCATAGTGATAGCATGTGTTCTTTTTGGGATAAGGTTTTAATGAACTGTTTGGTGGAATGCACGTCACTTAAGAAACTTAGTGTCACATTTTACGTGGGTAAATCAGACTTTTATTGCGGTTTTAGTAGCCTTCGTTACGGCTTGTCGAAAACAAGCTCATTAAATACATTATGTGTCGCAATTTTTATTAACGACCCCGATGATAGGGTTTTTTCAAGTGTGTTGCATAGTCTTAATCAAGGTCTGCCATTAAACTCGTCAATAACTACACTGACACTAACAGTAACTGTCCCAGCAGATGAAACAGGTTATATTATTTGGCCGATCATGTTCGATTATGGACTGTCAGTGAACACGTCAATAACTACGTTAAATGTCACAATAAATGAGTGTGGTGATGGAAAATCGGATATACCCCTGATTCTGCGCGTCTTTGGAGCAAATTGCACATCAGTTACCACGTTCAATCTGACACTCAACAGTAGCAAAGAAGTGAGTGATGACTGGTTAACAGGCCTTTCCGACACCTTAAAGAAAAACACTTCATTAACTACTCTGAGATTAAAAGTGAACAACCATTGTGCTACAGGTGAAAGTCCTTTATATGACTTTAGTAAACTTTTAGTAGAAAGCAGAACATTATCCTTACTTGAACTCGATGTAAGTTTCTATGGAAGAGAGAGTGGGTGTCATAAGGTTTTAATTCAGTAGCAGAATACAGCTAAGATTTATGTGCTTTTCAGTCCGCAGGAACATATGTCAGTATCAAATGAAATGTAATctacaatagaaatgtggcttaaatttttattatttcgtGAATCTTGAAGCTATTGTGACAATCGACCCTTAAAAATAAGGATTCTTACTAAAAATGCAAAATCGTCCATGTAAAAATTCTTTCAATTAGACCCTTAGTGATTGTTTCAAGtttggacattttttgttttctctgtttGCAAATTAAAACGACTCTTCTTCGGTCCCGCTGACATGTTTCGTAACCATTCTAGTCTTCAATATCGTTTCCCGATCGCTACATCGCTTTCTTCAAGTCATTCATATTCACTAAAAAGTTAGTCGCAAATTCAGCCAAACGAATCTAATTATTGCTGCCTTAAATTAGGGCCACGCGTGATCATTTGAAGGTCACAGAAAATCACTCTGTTTCAAGCCACATCACACACGTTTCCTTTGATACCGAGATTTTTTCCTGTGGAAGCCCAGCCTGAAGTTCGTTATGTTCATACTACTCTGTATAGCGTTAAGGTTACCAGATACCTTCAGGTGTGTCTCACGTACAAGTAATGTAGgctattttttcctgtggaagCCCAGCCTGAAGTCCGTTATGTTCATGCTACTCAGTATAGCGTTAAGGCTGCCAGATACCTTCAGGTGTGTCTCACTTGCaggcgaaaatggcaaaaccTGGCCACGCTTTTAGCGCTTTGACTTTCGAAATAATAGAACAAATGAAATAAGGGAAAAGCAAATCGCTTCGAGCTTCAGCTTTCGAAAGCTGATTCGGTCCCGTGCGTTAAAAAATCGTTTCAAAAAACCGTCATTGCAAGTCTTATACAGTATAATATGAACATAGCTTTGAAAATTGCACTTTGTTGCTCAGTCTCGTAAAGCCTTCCATGGTCAATGTCCCACCTAGCCGGCTCACCCTTTAGAGAAGGTAGGGTCACCCTCCTTGCTGATCCAACGTTTCTCCATACAAACACTTTGGCTCGACCAGCTGGGTCAACTTGGTCAAGACGAGACAATCTGAGCATGTGCGAGCACTGTTGGCTCTGGCAAAGGGGTCAACTATTTTTTCCGTTGACTCAGCTGGAGGGTGACCCTCTTTTTCGGAACAACTGTTCTTCATATGAACGGGGCCTGAAGGGATGAGATAAAACTACAGTGTAGTGATTGATTTGAGAGCATCAAGCGGCTGGCACTCGTCAGTACTATAAAGGAGTATTTCTGTgtacatattttgaaattttacattgttttgaGTCTCAAACTGAATAGGcgggattagctcagtcggtagagcgcatgactgccgagcgggaggtcgcgggttcgattcccggggctggaccattactcagggtcttttaaaaataactgaaaaataaagGTAATCTCTTTGTACTTCAAGCGGCTtaaccttcgcgtggctcggatgaccacgtagaattgcggtcccgtctccagtaggagacgtaaaaatagtgtccacAATTAGTACTTTCCTCGTAAATACATTTGCACTCAAGTGGAGTTTTACGTCATCTGGTCCAGTGAGGTTAATACAACATGAGTTACCAGTAGTTTTAGAAtttgataaatattgtaactgatGATTGTGACTTGTACGCCATCTGGTCCAGTGTGACCAAGGTTAATGCAACATGAGTTACCagtagttttagagtttgataaatattaTAACTGATGATTGTGACTTGTACACCATCTGGTCCAGTGTGACCAAGGTTAATACAACATGAGTTACTAGCAGTTTTAGGGATTGTTAAATATTGAAACTATCTATTGGTATAGCATTCCTATATTTCAATAGAGTTTGTATGATAGTGacaaatatacaaaaaagaaattatgatttagtttatattaaaatatttaaactgtATTTCACCATTATTTAGTTTAGTTGGCGTTTAGCCAAGAGCGATCTTTATATGTTAATCAGTAATGAACATTTAttacaaacaagcaagacaGAACATTGCTAACTACCTGTAGCATCAAATGCgccaaatttgtttttttaatataatgtagtttcattttattaaaattcaacGAAATAAAGTTTTGTCAAGTAAAAATGCCTagtattttattcttttttgtaacgcctaggccaaacgtcgaacttttcatgagacgaaacAAACTTAGAGAGTTAAGTTCATGAGAAGTTGGTGTtggacgtctggctcagttgaGTTTGTCTGAATGAATTGGGATCGTCAAACACATTGTATCCGTCTGCTTCAAACGGATAGAACGTGTGAAGATCGTTTCCGGGAGATCCGTCGACCTTCACACGCAACGAGCTAAACGAATAAATGAAAAAGTTGTATGATAAcgtatatttagcctcgtttgGAAGAAAAGTTATTAAATTGCATTTTGGTCTGTTCGACGCGTTCttagttcgacgtttggcccaacagacgatcttaacttactTTAGCTCGACCTAAATTAGAGTTTGGTCAGGAGTACCCAACGGACTAGGACTACTAGGCCTAATTCGCCTTACATTCGTATTCTCAGGAACAATCATGAAGTAGTTTGTAGTCGAGGAACATGCGTCAGGGGGAGATTCTCCTCTTCAACTCCTGTATGAGCCCCGATTTCTTGCTGGTTCCGGACCATCAAATAGAATAGGGAAGTGGTGTATTTACGGTGTGAGTTTTATAGTGGCTACATGTACCTTGGTTTTTCCCCAATATGGGGTGGTTGTTCATTTAATGTTCGTTAACACCCTGAAGAGCCTTCAAAGAACTGACGAACAAATACTCGCGAAAGTCCTGTTGACAGCACAGTCATTGGCCATtctcacactagagacggattataaGTCTGAGAAGggttatccattggataataCGCGTCAAACAGATAATACGTctaaatttgaaaatgaaacggTTTTAATTGAGGATAAACAATGCAATCCTCCTGACTTTGTCCAGCtgtttatccgtcaattttgacagaTTTTGAAGATAGATTATTCGTCTTAATACGGGTGAAGGGGGCAAAGGGAGGATAGAACGAGAACCACGCGCTACTCTTGCAGCACAGTTGTAGGTCACGTGATTGTTAATCGGGAGACTGGGTTCAAACACGGTTGGACCATCAATCCGGGACAAGGAATGACATCCTGCTGGGTGTGCACAAATACCTTTGCCTTAGCTTAGATGCTCTCAGCCATGAGCCAGCGATGCTAAGGCATTGGGCTTGAATCTTACACCTGCCCAATCTTAGTTGCGGTAATTGACTGGAACTAGCTTACAATCGAAGCTCATTCATATAATTACCACACATGAGGCTCTTTTGCATGTTAGTTGGAGTCACCTATTAACAATACGAATGCGGTCTATTTAAAGACCTAAATAAAGACTCCGCTTGTCGAAAACAGCATTCGCGATTTGCACATCTCTtgtaatacaccttgtttatcccccaaaattttgcagaacttttgtttaatttttcctgGGTATTATAGtcacctaaaaaaaaattgaagacaatgcgtATACAAAATGTTTGGGGGGCAAGCAAGGTGTATTaagggagatgtgcaaatggagGATAGAAACTCGTCCCGTTTGTGAGTTGTAGCTGTCATTGTGGGTGTGAAAAAGGATATCAAAAGGGACGGGTAGGTGTCCTTCTTCATCATTTGCCACTGTGGTAAAAAAAACTCAAAGTGGCATTTACAACACGAcaacttcatttctttcatcaCCCTCAATACACCCATgttcgaaaaacaaaaaaaagaaaaaaccctcTCTTGCGTCAGTAGGACTAAAACCTCGCCTCTCGCTTTCTGTCATCAGTACTCACAAGGCTTTGTCCTTGGTCCTCTACTGTTTACCGATACTCGATGCGCAGACCACATTGGCTTATTCGTTTCTTCCAAATCCATTCATAGCATGTAATCACCCATGCCcgaaaaaaacacttaaaaagcctCGCTTATGTCAGTAAAACTTAAGCAGAAAGGTAATTGTGGAATAAAGAATTATTCGCGGATGCCAAATCCTGACAGCTGCGCAAGTTTGTATTGTCCATTATAAGACCTTGTAACCCTTCTTTTAATGACATCTTTGTTCTtgccctttttttaattttaaggttAGTTCTATCAGGACTGCCTATTACCCTGGAGCAAGCCTGTTCTTAGACGGTCTTCTTAGCCtccgtagcaagcgtttccgtgcggtttcgggCAAAGAGGGACGAGGAACGAGAGCGCGGAGTTCAGATTGTGGTGACCGGAGCGTGTTTTAAAAAGCGTACACGGGGAAAACGAGGGGAGATTTCCTCTCGCTTCTTTTTCCTCGTCATTTTTTCTCCCGCGCTCTTAGGCTCCTGGCACTGTATTATCCTGGATTCTACTGAGGCATGACATGAAGGTCCgctgctttcttttgtttcttttctttgtgtttctgttttgttttgttttttgtttttcttgctgctgcttgtttttgtcacttttttgcgtTTTGTTGTGTCTTCTTCACCTATACGCATCACATTAGAATGTAAACAAATTGTTCCATTTTCTCCGCATCCAAGTCCTCTGTCCGCTCTTCTGCTATTGCACCCTGGTAATTTTTCACGTGACACATCATGTGACAGCGTTTGACCAATGAAATCATCGTTTCATGCTTCTTACGTAGCTAAGGGAGCCGAGGCGGAAGTGCTTCAGGGAAGAGAATCTGTACAATTTCGTGAGGAACTTTCAAACTTCTAGCTGTTTTCATCAGTCTTGCAGTCATGGGCTGATTCAATCTTGCCACGAAGCGTTTCCTTATTCCTAACTGTGACGATATGAAAGCAAAGATGGCCTCCACGTGGCTTCTTTTTCGTTGCAAGATTCCTGAAGTTTAGGTAAGCATTAAGCGTAAGCTTATTGAATTTATAATCTAACTTTCTTCCTGTAAATTCACAAGGCGTCCGTTGTTTTTACATTCGAAAAGAAAACTGCAACTTATAACTTTTCTATTAGGCCTCAAGGCATGTGCAAGCAGTGATCTTTCTGCAGTCGAGTACACGAGACATATCGCGTGACTCTGAAGAATTGAAATGCGTCTTGCATTGTAACTTACAGCAGAACCAGCCATGCATTTTACTGCTTCTAAGTTTTCTGACAGTGACACCTTATTTAAAACGGTCATTATCATTTGGCCCTTCGATGTGGCCAGACATTGAAGAGATTTACAATCATCTTTACGGCAGATGCCAGACGTCGGACTCAGGTTGTGAATTTCTCATAATTATTAGGGAATGAGCAgatgaaaactttgcaaaataaaaattaatattactgtTTTCCTCTTATAAGCGACTGGGCTCTTGTGACAAATTTCGGCTAAAAGGAGACGGGCACTTATTGGGAGAAGATCGCGtattaagttttcttttcaatgaatTGTACCTTTATTTTAGCtaaatttttaatagaaaagCAAATTATGTTAacgcaggagcccatcaaatggagcctccatctcccatacaagcccttggagtcaaccctttcctgAGTAGATTTATgattagaacggttcccaggggagacttcgcgcgccgacaGTGGGAAGAGCCAATTAcaatgacactgctattgtacttcatcaaacagcaggaaattcggtgttgacaggccaaacacaatcataagctggtgaaacgtgactttagtGTTTTCATCCCaaagagattttctttcttttctttctagcgggtagattatactgtggagaggtttaaactctgactatgttaatcttaattttggttgcttgtctcacaCTAAGAGGCCACGAAGCTGGTCTATTACATGcgtaatgattaactactacctgcagtcCGTAGTTCTGATAGGATTagttttctttagccaatttttttgagcgttaaggttcttatttcggctaaatgactcaatattaatcaaatttctagtttttcaagtttttttttccgaaatgcgtttatctaaataaatacttgtagtccttgtggttGTTCTGCccgtcagctagtgtgatgattccctgctatgttttgtaacgtCGGGCCCAGTATTgttttctcgctaaaaagtgATCTACAAATGCGAATTCGAAGAAAAGAGTTGACCTAAACGTCTACATTAATTGCGAGaattgtcctgttagtcagtcataattccagtttggcgcagatacaatccattttgtttttcttgagataagagggtctttggactggagcgcgatgtcatGAATTCCTCTgttagcaaattacttttcAGTTAGCTTCACGGTCGTGCAACTGTtctcttctgttcaacttttcaagtgccagttttattAGGCAACTCTCACggtgatacaagtcagttgtaagGGAAGACTggaatttctcaaatttcggaactgAAGCATTCCTCCTTAGTTGTtacttaggtcatcgcttttgcacgTGGTGCTTAACcggcgaaatccactccacggtgatgacaaaaatcaagtgatcctggcactttttcggcgctgatcattgaaaagttccaaatcttccacagaacgcttaatcaTCGACTCTTTTCCAGGTGCACGTTTAAATGTGGGATGTatgatggcaaaaaaaaaaaaaaacactcgcaaagataacctttccgtgatcctcagtccgctgcctttgtcccatcgcttcatgctcagtcagcgggtaattcattaacttttatttcatgatacccagatcccagcggctgtaaaatCGTAAAGATGGACgtataataaaaaaggaaaacggtcgaaggacaGGCTTCTGAGTTCCacttcatccaacttcattttttcaaggtgacatacgagactcacgCAAATacgacacttttcgcgggaaacaagccgttctatttataactctactcgggaaagggttgactcaagaaattaatggagatggaggctccatttgatgggctcctggttaaCGTTAAGCCAACATTATTGCCTTTCATCTGTTGAAAGAGTGGTTGGTAATTAAGTGTACCATAGCCCCATTACACACTTAACATGTGTACATGGATTGGTTTGCTTATTTTTAATCTCATTATTAtcttgaaatattgtttctcTCATCAATTAAGTGGAAATAGAAACATGTTTTCCCTGTATCCTAACTATTTAAGAAAGTgaaggggtggggaggggcCCAGAGGGGTaatccagatttcaagtgacggggatgatcgaaggattttttgagGTTTGGACATTTTAGActctgggatttttttgggtagaaaAAATTGGCGAGCATTTTTTCTGGGGGCTTGATTTAAGAAGGGGtctttttgggtattcaaaacaatctgaagattcagatggtatgatgaataaacaaacacaaacattcaATTTCTATCGTTCATATTTTTCGAGTTATATCATTTAAAGCCTTCTCCAAATTTTAAGGCTTAGAAATTTGGCATGGAATtttttggggttaatttttggtccagggattttttggaggttttgttggaagccctaaggattttttggggttttgatttttgcccccattcgatcatccctgccacttgaaatccagagtatcCCCAgccctggggggagggggagcttATTCACAAGGGGcgcttgtttgatattttatatacatgtatggcCTATGAGGTGGACACCTTTTTGGGGGAGGCTGGTTTTTAGAGCGTGAGTTTATTCTAGGAAATACAGTATTTGCCTAAAATGTGGCAATGTGAATATCAAAGTCCTGTACACTGTACATAATACAAGCATGAAGCTACAAACCATCATAGTAAGTAACTCAAAGAAGGTGTTACAAATACCAATGGAAAAAGcattattatattttctttttgaaatccTGGAGTCACATTTGCAAAGCCTACCGAAAATGCCCTGCTACAGTACATGGATATCTTGGCTGagtgtgggggagggggagggggaggtttATTGACTGGTGAGTGACAGTACCATCAGTAAGGGAGTGGAGCAGCACCGGTTCTATAAaagcaataattataataattatatgtaACTAAGTGAACTGCTCTTTGTCTTTACACATTGCCCTTGATTTTATTATGAAGGTTCCTGCTACCAATCAGTTCAAATTTCATGATGTGTGGGTTTCAGAGGTCAAGGATCCATGTACCAAGCTTTGGTAagttattttgaattatttgatAATTTTGTCACAATCAGAATTTTATTACTGTAGAAGAAATGTTTAGTTTTATAGTATTAAAATTCCCTGGGGTGGCGGGGATGGGGTGGGGGAACACTGAAGGGAACTTTGGGTAGGAGTTTAGTGCCAAAAGGCCTTCAAACCTTCATcctatttaaacaaaaaaacattctcTTTACCACCCTGTTTAAGATAAGAAAACTCATTTCATGACCCTGATCCATTTCCTTAAACTGGCAGCATGAGGTtagattaaaataataataatgatggaaTCACACTTGTAGACTGTGGATCAACAAATATTC contains:
- the LOC140924634 gene encoding uncharacterized protein isoform X1 — translated: MSRLMEKLSSFPRTASTSQEDHESNSESTSSRKLRVTLLSSEWRSTKGGLSTINRELAIQLAKHTSVEVSVYLPQCIEEDKRVAASHNVHLIEADEMAGYDPVDWLSFLPENHAVDCVIGHGAVLGRQVQGIKRHRHCKWIQVVHTAPEELGMYKSYAEAISRGEKKHQAEVKLCEKADQVVAVGPKLAEAFSGYLRACGKDQDVLNLTPGIFSEFSDVKQATEERKTFSVLVFGRGDSEDFQLKGYDIAARAIAELKDEPQPYKLLFVGAPNGEEEKVKDLLLQQGIDRSQLTVRCFNESREKLARLFCEVDLVIMPSRTEGFGLAALEALSAGLPVLVSGNSGLGEALQEVPYGSNCVVESEDPKDWANAIKAVRKKKRKLRLREAKLLQGEYAEIYRWQDHCNRLVERMLAISQGPTTDEQNLSMKATVICHYGKPSPSEKRLHKGSKTGKRPLSPSSTPASKVPKCLGDEDRDSLVLVKLLKKEYKRRSRLRPLLWDSTIQLPIEQVYTRLKIVSRGKMVIQLKDDDVNVFDIFKVPDIGEDVMTIVDGSPGIGKTTFCLKLAYDWAHGNIPSECSFPKFEFVFLLKCRDIDGDIMEAISEQLLPRDMEKSVEKLLHFMKDIHNQERLILIILDGLDELPEKSRHHVDELLYRRILPFCYVLATSRQERGIEVRKTFVFDIHLEIKGYTESDSSAYIRRHFETVGQSPKGDRLIKEIQQNTFLHALRNNPLNLLLLCVIFEDYEGKLPTSRTELYQVIVQCLLRRYCTKRNLPAPENDSALEKMFEKEILALGEIAWLCLLNDRYGFRETELDEFENRYPGLVARELGLLYKEESLKRLKPQHEYCFLHKTFQEYVAAAYIAEKLVNRQFNVFERISFDDLVTEYPQVFIFVSRMLGEKATLLFTQIGEELKKELDWNWNEHCNEKEASFFIESFNESGHPEQMAVTLCNILPFPKIITLESDEDWNPFFVNVLMACTSFSNLQTPVELYADTGAWVDREESEIVDCIESCLQLTTVSIVLWESFTSSDADRLCKWFSASKSLSEFTLKFRFCQYMFEKLVQICHGLASCRTLTKVTFVLPGYAYSEGFFNALETGLAPLTSVVLEVHGPMKYAATRALQKFLSNKSLNSLSLCIVGHVQDLLVDAVCEALARQTVLKSLDLHLSGPLSSSSASFLEKGIVENSSLNYIRLHVHGELPGNWHSVVENLRLAKKFPVGCSINPNTFDNVANIYFRPVLVRKGLNLKHHFTVNVWGGMKCEAAEALREVLAPSSITVLTLNVRGNLTSEVSNSIARCLEENKTLSSLSINLWGEWTTEGGIVPSSLSKNSRVQLNVHDVRIGPGELNNILVITTDNSAALRVFFTKVKDRRKEKVSLTINNDSNVTKEWTHCLGDALAENSSLTTLDLTVNSCFVDADLGENLGKSLLQSTSLTSLSLAFNFSDMTEGWLCNLGERLIKMASLTTLSLELDDFSEGNQKDCLSHTLSLDDGVKNQENCLSPTKLSNVLAAIKSLSSLSVAIHSDSMCSFWDKVLMNCLVECTSLKKLSVTFYVGKSDFYCGFSSLRYGLSKTSSLNTLCVAIFINDPDDRVFSSVLHSLNQGLPLNSSITTLTLTVTVPADETGYIIWPIMFDYGLSVNTSITTLNVTINECGDGKSDIPLILRVFGANCTSVTTFNLTLNSSKEVSDDWLTGLSDTLKKNTSLTTLRLKVNNHCATGESPLYDFSKLLVESRTLSLLELDVSFYGRESGCHKVLIQ